CTTGGAAAGCGGCGAGTCTGCGGCGAAGGTCACGACGGCCGTGCCCTGGTCGATGGCGCGGTTGATCGGCTCGATGAACGGGTCGGAGTTCATCGGATGGACGAGGATGCCGGCCGGGTTCTGGGCCAGCGCCTGGTCGAAGGTGGCGATCTGCTTGTTCACGTCATATTCGGGCGTGCCGGTATATTCCGTCTCGCAGCCCAGCTGCTGGCCGGCCTGCTTGAACATTTCATAGACCGGGAACCAGTATTCGACGCCCGATACCATGACGTTCATGACGTATTTTTCGCCCGGCTTGCAGCGGAACGGATTCTCCGTCTCGGCGGCGGCGGAGCCGGCAAAAAGCGTTGCTGCGAGGACCGCCATGGCGGTCGTGCTGAAAAAAGTGCGCAAAAGTCCTCCTTGAGGCCGAAGCCCCTCCCAAAAAGCCCTGGGCGTCGTTTTCCAACGCCGCTGATCTCAGTGAAGACCGAACTTCCTCCTCGAAGTCCGGTATGGGCAGCTAATCGCAAAGCACATTACGTGTCAATATAATTCACGCGATGAAATATATTTCAGATTGTAAGGCTGAAATCAAGGCCGCGCGATGAAATATCTTTCACGCAAGGACCGTAGCAGACGACGCGCACGACGTCGCCTGCCTGTTCGTTCATGCCGGCTGGACTTCGACGGTCACATGCGAGAGGGCTTCGATATGGGCGAGGCGCGCCTTGTAGTCGGACGGCGCCTTGGGCTGCGGCGAGGCAATGGAGACGATGGCCGCATGATGACCGGGACCGACCTGCCAGACATGAAGATCGGTGATGCGCTCCTCGCCGCGCTCCAGCGCCGCGCGGATATCGGCCACCAGCCCCTCCCCTTCCGGCACGGCATCGATCAAAACGCCGCCCGTCTCGCGGATGAGACCCCAGGACCAGCGCACGATCACCAGCGCGCCGACGACGCCCATGGCCGGGTCCGCCCAAAGCCAGCCGTAGCTGCGGCCAAGCAGAAGCGCGGCAATGGCCAGCACGGAGGTCAGGGCATCCGCCAGCACGTGCAGATAGGCGGCGCGCAGATTGTTGTCGCGCGTGCGGTGATCATGACCGCGATGACCGTGGCCTTGGTCATGGTCGTGGTCGTGCGGATGCGCATGGGAATGCGCAGACCCATGGTGATGGTGTCCATGATCGTCGCGCAGCAGCCAGGCGCTCAACAGGTTGACCAGAAGGCCCGCAACGGCGACCGCGATTGCCTGTTCGAAGCTGATGGCAACCGGGTTGGCGAGCCGAACGAAGCTTTCCCAGCCGATCAGAAGCGCAATCAGCGCCAGCACGATGGCGCTGGCGAAACCGGCGAGATCGCCGAGCTTGCCCGTCCCGAAGGTGAAGCGCGGGTCCCGGGCGTGGCGGCGGGCGTAGGAATAGGCGAGCGCGGCGATCAGCATGGCGCCGGCATGGGTGGACATGTGCCAGCCATCCGCGACCAGCGCCATCGAACCATAGACAGTGCCGGCGAGAATTTCCGCCGCCATCATGCTCGCCGTCAGCGCGATGACAAGCCAGACGCGGCGCTCGTTGCGATGGTGATCGGCGCCGAGGAAGACATGGTCGTGCGTGAGGCCTGCCGTGGAATGCGTCGTCATGGTTTCGTTCCGTCCCGCGCTA
This genomic stretch from Roseateles sp. XES5 harbors:
- the dmeF gene encoding CDF family Co(II)/Ni(II) efflux transporter DmeF, whose protein sequence is MTTHSTAGLTHDHVFLGADHHRNERRVWLVIALTASMMAAEILAGTVYGSMALVADGWHMSTHAGAMLIAALAYSYARRHARDPRFTFGTGKLGDLAGFASAIVLALIALLIGWESFVRLANPVAISFEQAIAVAVAGLLVNLLSAWLLRDDHGHHHHGSAHSHAHPHDHDHDQGHGHRGHDHRTRDNNLRAAYLHVLADALTSVLAIAALLLGRSYGWLWADPAMGVVGALVIVRWSWGLIRETGGVLIDAVPEGEGLVADIRAALERGEERITDLHVWQVGPGHHAAIVSIASPQPKAPSDYKARLAHIEALSHVTVEVQPA